From Neobacillus sp. PS2-9, the proteins below share one genomic window:
- a CDS encoding DUF1294 domain-containing protein, with protein MDSKLVLLLVYVVMSLIGLFIMGEDKKRAKKHQYRISERTLWLVALFGGAIGTTAGMQIYRHKTKHLAFQIGFPFLAGVELILLIKAWW; from the coding sequence TTGGATAGTAAACTGGTTTTACTTTTGGTTTATGTCGTAATGAGTCTAATAGGACTTTTTATTATGGGAGAAGATAAAAAGCGTGCCAAGAAGCATCAATATCGAATTTCTGAGCGGACATTATGGCTGGTAGCATTATTCGGCGGTGCCATCGGAACGACTGCAGGAATGCAGATTTACCGTCATAAAACAAAGCATTTAGCATTTCAAATCGGCTTTCCCTTTCTAGCGGGAGTCGAACTGATACTTTTAATAAAGGCTTGGTGGTAA